In the genome of Paracoccus tegillarcae, one region contains:
- a CDS encoding ABC transporter ATP-binding protein — translation MSTPPRLEVQNLTRRFDGRSVVDDVSFSVLAGQVACLLGPSGCGKSTTLRIVAGVDMQDSGRISVDGNLVCDTVFRVPPERRAIGLMFQDFALFPHLSVAENVAFGLRGGAQANRDRVAELLDRVQMGNHIDSYPHQLSGGEQQRVALVRALAPRPRVLLMDEPFSGLDERLRDGIRDETLALLKEEGTAVLLVTHEPVEAMRMADQILLMRDGRIVQQGAPYNLYNAPADRRVAGFFSDLNILPGRVKGALTRTPFGEFLTPGMKDGTEVEIVIRPQHLKIDFDRNGQGPAPTAENGSAAHARVVRARYLGRESLVEFVTDQDAITLSATVPGAFLPPAGTPMWLMLRRDRVFVFPKA, via the coding sequence GTGTCCACCCCACCCCGATTAGAGGTTCAGAACCTGACCCGCCGTTTCGATGGCCGCTCGGTGGTGGATGACGTCTCTTTTTCGGTGCTGGCGGGACAGGTTGCCTGCCTGCTTGGGCCGTCTGGCTGCGGCAAGTCGACGACCTTGCGGATCGTTGCCGGGGTCGACATGCAGGATTCTGGCCGGATCAGCGTCGATGGCAATCTGGTTTGCGACACCGTGTTCCGGGTGCCGCCTGAACGCCGCGCCATCGGGCTGATGTTTCAGGATTTCGCGCTGTTTCCGCATCTTTCCGTCGCCGAAAACGTGGCTTTCGGTCTCAGGGGCGGCGCGCAGGCCAACCGTGATCGCGTGGCCGAGCTGCTGGACCGGGTGCAGATGGGCAACCATATTGACAGCTATCCGCACCAGCTATCCGGCGGTGAACAACAGCGGGTTGCGCTGGTTCGTGCGCTGGCGCCCAGACCGCGTGTGCTGCTGATGGACGAACCTTTCAGCGGCTTGGACGAACGTCTGCGCGACGGCATTCGCGACGAAACGCTGGCGCTTTTGAAAGAGGAAGGCACCGCCGTTCTGCTGGTCACACATGAGCCGGTCGAGGCGATGCGGATGGCCGACCAGATCCTGCTGATGCGGGACGGGCGAATCGTGCAGCAGGGCGCGCCCTATAACCTGTATAATGCGCCCGCGGATCGGCGGGTGGCAGGGTTTTTCAGCGATCTCAATATCTTGCCTGGCCGGGTCAAGGGCGCTCTGACGCGCACGCCGTTCGGAGAGTTCCTGACGCCCGGGATGAAGGACGGCACCGAGGTCGAAATCGTCATTCGCCCCCAGCACCTCAAGATCGATTTTGACCGCAACGGTCAGGGACCGGCCCCGACAGCGGAAAACGGGTCGGCGGCCCATGCACGCGTGGTTCGGGCGCGCTATCTGGGCCGGGAATCGCTGGTCGAATTTGTCACCGATCAGGATGCAATCACACTCAGCGCGACGGTGCCGGGGGCGTTTCTGCCGCCTGCAGGCACGCCGATGTGGTTGATGCTGCGGCGTGACCGGGTGTTCGTCTTTCCAAAGGCCTAG
- a CDS encoding histidine phosphatase family protein, protein MAVLRYLSHPQVAIDPNMPVPDWPLSDQGRARIAALADAPWLAATSAVVSSAEVKARETAAMIAAILGLPPRSDPALNEIDRSSTGYVPHDRHEALADAFFADPQDSAEGWERASDVQRRGMTAIRRHVADHGDGDLLIIGHGGIGTMCWCALSGDDPRRRPDQPAGGGAVWAASLPDLAPIHAWQPMERVASAVRR, encoded by the coding sequence TTGGCCGTCCTGCGCTATCTCAGCCATCCGCAGGTGGCGATCGATCCGAATATGCCGGTGCCTGATTGGCCACTGTCCGATCAGGGCCGGGCGCGAATTGCGGCGCTGGCCGATGCGCCGTGGCTGGCTGCGACCAGCGCGGTCGTCAGCAGCGCAGAGGTCAAGGCCCGCGAAACGGCTGCCATGATCGCTGCCATACTGGGCCTGCCGCCGCGCAGCGATCCGGCATTGAACGAGATCGACCGATCCAGCACCGGCTATGTGCCTCATGACCGGCACGAAGCACTGGCCGATGCGTTTTTCGCCGACCCGCAAGACAGTGCCGAAGGATGGGAGCGCGCATCTGACGTGCAGCGCCGGGGAATGACGGCGATCCGGCGGCACGTGGCGGATCATGGGGACGGCGATTTGCTGATCATCGGGCATGGTGGCATCGGCACGATGTGCTGGTGCGCGCTGTCGGGCGATGATCCCCGCAGGCGCCCCGATCAACCGGCGGGTGGCGGGGCGGTCTGGGCCGCATCCTTGCCGGATCTGGCGCCGATCCACGCCTGGCAGCCAATGGAACGGGTTGCGAGCGCGGTGCGGCGCTGA
- a CDS encoding glycosyl transferase family 90 produces the protein MNGIPALHWLKGALADDIAYSKLVGRPPLQQWAAEATVFTDMESIRHINMPVIEGFREFAFLDQHFPDAIFLLNTRRVDDWINSRYVHLGGSYARAFARNLDVGLADLADIWREDWRAHHTACRSHFGTRAEFIEIDIDHATPEDYRTALSPWFDLPKIPDLPDDKRLDRRKSYAVQLAETLAAPQPGDGITTDQREAVAGVLARFASPQQIQRHDQAGDAVQRHIVRFDAARAQLHDAKGKRLAIRRGGDGRYYADPLSKGLLLIAATANDISGVTDQGVYDLDMRDACRIGTGPRLRSAGPVIAPSRRPGAENVFLWPMPRYHRLGNNAFLGPDPNAATPLDQRQDRAVWQGGLTGYLRGQNGPNLNQPAGSAVDQVLKSAPGSAQGEAAHQALRRANRIAFVRDWRKTEGVDVRLYPDPRAKQALRKAGMGNLITDGATQDHLHTHRYVICLGGAPLAEEFLPALNAGAVVLKEEDGWQFYNSCLLHAWEHYIPLEYGAGDLADKLDWARANPDACQTMTERARRVCAALADPAGRKGHLELVLEAYRAAKGQSVNG, from the coding sequence ATGAATGGTATCCCGGCGCTGCACTGGCTGAAAGGCGCGCTGGCCGACGATATCGCCTATTCCAAACTTGTCGGACGACCACCCCTGCAGCAATGGGCGGCGGAGGCGACCGTCTTTACCGATATGGAATCGATCCGTCATATCAACATGCCGGTGATCGAGGGCTTTCGTGAATTTGCCTTTCTGGACCAGCACTTCCCCGACGCGATCTTTTTGCTGAACACGCGGCGTGTCGATGACTGGATCAACAGCCGATATGTGCATCTGGGCGGCAGCTACGCGCGCGCCTTTGCCCGCAATCTGGATGTCGGGCTGGCCGATCTGGCCGATATCTGGCGCGAGGACTGGCGCGCCCATCACACAGCCTGCCGGTCGCATTTCGGCACCCGCGCGGAATTCATCGAGATCGACATCGACCACGCAACCCCCGAGGATTACCGAACCGCGCTATCACCCTGGTTCGACCTGCCGAAGATCCCCGATCTGCCAGACGACAAGCGTCTGGACCGGCGCAAAAGCTACGCCGTGCAATTGGCCGAGACACTGGCCGCGCCTCAACCCGGTGACGGCATCACGACCGACCAACGAGAGGCCGTGGCGGGCGTATTAGCGCGCTTTGCCAGCCCTCAGCAGATCCAGCGCCACGATCAGGCAGGCGACGCCGTTCAGCGCCATATCGTTCGCTTTGACGCGGCCAGGGCACAACTGCACGACGCCAAGGGCAAGCGTTTGGCAATCCGGCGCGGCGGCGATGGCCGTTATTACGCGGACCCGCTGAGCAAGGGGTTGTTGCTGATCGCAGCCACCGCGAATGACATATCGGGCGTCACAGATCAGGGTGTCTATGATCTGGACATGCGCGACGCCTGCCGCATCGGCACAGGCCCTCGCCTGCGCAGTGCTGGGCCCGTCATCGCGCCAAGTCGCAGACCCGGTGCGGAAAACGTCTTTCTCTGGCCCATGCCGCGATATCACCGGTTGGGCAACAATGCGTTTCTGGGACCAGATCCGAACGCCGCGACACCACTGGACCAACGGCAGGACCGGGCGGTCTGGCAGGGCGGACTGACCGGCTATCTGCGCGGGCAGAATGGCCCAAATCTGAACCAGCCCGCCGGCAGCGCGGTGGATCAGGTGCTGAAATCCGCGCCCGGCTCTGCCCAGGGCGAGGCCGCGCATCAGGCGCTGCGCAGGGCCAACCGGATCGCCTTTGTCCGTGACTGGCGCAAGACCGAGGGCGTGGATGTCCGGCTCTACCCCGATCCACGGGCCAAGCAGGCGCTGCGCAAGGCCGGCATGGGCAATCTGATCACCGATGGAGCGACCCAGGATCACCTGCACACGCATCGCTATGTGATTTGCCTGGGCGGCGCGCCACTGGCCGAGGAATTCCTGCCTGCGCTGAATGCAGGCGCGGTGGTGCTGAAAGAAGAGGATGGCTGGCAGTTCTACAATTCCTGCCTGCTGCATGCCTGGGAGCACTATATCCCGCTGGAATACGGAGCGGGCGATCTGGCCGACAAGCTGGACTGGGCGCGGGCCAATCCCGATGCCTGCCAAACCATGACCGAGCGCGCCCGCCGGGTCTGCGCCGCACTGGCTGACCCCGCCGGCCGCAAAGGTCATCTGGAACTGGTGCTTGAGGCTTATCGCGCAGCGAAGGGGCAATCGGTCAACGGCTAG
- a CDS encoding SDR family oxidoreductase, with protein sequence MDLGIKGKRGLVCAASKGLGRGCAEALAGAGVDLVINSRTEADITATAREIADKYGVEVVPVAADITTEEGRAKVLEAVGQADILVNNAGGPPPGNWTDWSRDDFIKALDANMLTAIALMQALVPGMMDRGWGRVVNITSQSVRSPIPVLGLSNTARTGLTGFVAGMSRQVAGSGVVVNNLLPGIHATDRAASLDGGVAKAENISVDEARKRREANIPAHTYGTAEDFGATCAFMCSQHARFMIGQNILLDGGALNATI encoded by the coding sequence ATGGATTTGGGTATCAAGGGTAAGCGCGGGCTTGTTTGCGCCGCCTCAAAGGGGCTGGGCCGGGGTTGCGCCGAGGCGCTGGCAGGGGCCGGCGTGGATCTGGTCATCAACAGCCGGACCGAGGCGGATATCACCGCGACCGCCCGTGAGATCGCGGACAAATACGGGGTCGAGGTCGTGCCGGTGGCGGCCGATATCACCACCGAGGAAGGGCGCGCCAAGGTTCTCGAGGCCGTGGGTCAGGCGGACATACTGGTCAACAACGCCGGCGGTCCGCCCCCCGGCAATTGGACCGATTGGAGTCGCGACGATTTCATCAAGGCGCTGGATGCCAACATGCTGACGGCGATTGCGCTGATGCAGGCGCTGGTGCCGGGGATGATGGATCGGGGATGGGGTCGTGTGGTCAACATCACCTCGCAATCGGTGCGTTCTCCGATCCCGGTTCTGGGTCTGTCGAACACCGCACGGACCGGGCTGACCGGCTTTGTCGCCGGCATGTCGCGTCAGGTGGCTGGCAGCGGCGTTGTGGTGAACAACCTCTTGCCCGGCATTCACGCGACCGACCGTGCGGCCAGCCTCGATGGTGGCGTTGCCAAGGCCGAGAACATCAGCGTGGACGAGGCCCGCAAGCGTCGCGAGGCGAATATTCCGGCCCATACCTACGGCACGGCCGAGGATTTCGGCGCGACATGCGCTTTCATGTGCAGCCAACATGCACGGTTCATGATCGGCCAGAACATTCTGCTGGATGGTGGCGCGCTGAACGCGACGATCTGA